Proteins from a single region of Mytilus trossulus isolate FHL-02 chromosome 2, PNRI_Mtr1.1.1.hap1, whole genome shotgun sequence:
- the LOC134704994 gene encoding uncharacterized protein LOC134704994 isoform X2: protein MTYSDFKLTLTSEKLEVRIYSQIFLARDAVAVYALSPTEIEVRWDDLQFGEVESYTVFHKPVTEDDNAYVSISLNGTVDSCIISELERNTTYHIRMEAEGSDKSEIKTDTVEVTTFKSVSGFVLILANYQDFQLKALSSIDGTRSHVASLKATFENLHFEVKLEENLTGAKMIESIQSHRQWLDRNGIDCFILVLASYKYHGYIFGIDGGVLISRLIDCLKYDINTDSTDAQGKQRIVLIDTAKIKEETIQELDDSNQPRNVKVRYIDPTSVEFSFQYPKLSEIQVSRFVVALNDGEKTKMKYINAEHTKEAYICELGKLKTNTEYKFEVFASYPEHNGQAVNGIIKTSNKESNCPVAFGLELISQSQIYAFWKQSSTENSDNLLYHISHKSTDQEEFEGITVSYPCHVFDNLKQNTMYTIKISSVKRDKNNVEYSDPAEVSITTPKDGTPIIMADSSTTHILGKPHFMIATANGPFVSDESPSFLGCFAKHLLKKHNRFDITSIIQDVRNELIYTSDRYEMPILSSTLNTALFLGGSPKMKLAEPDNDKQNVDEGN from the exons ATGACATACAGCGACTTCAAACTGACACTGACTTCAGAGAAACTAGAAGTAAGAATATACTCACAAATAT TCCTAGCAAGAGATGCTGTGGCAGTTTATGCTTTATCTCCAACTGAAATAGAGGTACGATGGGATGATTTACAGTTTGGCGAAGTCGAATCTTACACAGTGTTCCACAAACCTGTTACGGAAGACGATAATGCGTATGTGTCAATATCGCTAAACGGAACTGTCGATTCCTGTATCATATCGGAACTCGAACGAAATACCACATATCACATCAGGATGGAAGCAGAAGGTTCAGACAAATCAGAAATTAAAACGGATACTGTTGAAGTGACAACGTTCAAATCAG TGTCGGGATTTGTTCTTATCTTGGCGAATTACCAAGATTTCCAGCTTAAAGCGTTGTCTAGTATAGATGGAACACGATCACATGTTG CGTCATTGAAagcaacatttgaaaatttacattttgaagtCAAGTTAGAGGAAAATTTAACAGGTGCAAAAATGATTGAGTCGATTCAAAGTCACAGACAATGGTTGGACCGAAATGGAATAGACTGCTTTATTCTGGTACTAGCTAGCTACAAATACCATGGGTATATATTTGGGATTGATGGAGGTGTACTAATAAGCAGATTAATAGATTGTTTGAAATATGATATTAACACTGATTCCACGGATGCCCAGGGTAAACAAAGAATTGTGTTGATAGATACTGCCAAAATCAAGGAAGAAACAATACAGGAACTTGATG ACTCAAACCAACCAAGAAATGTTAAAGTTCGATACATCGATCCAACAAGTGTTGAATTTTCATTCCAATATCCAAAACTCTCAGAGATACAAGTCAGTCGATTCGTAGTTGCTTTAAATGATggagaaaagacaaaaatgaagTATATAAATGCAGAACATACAAAAGAAGCCTATATTTGTGAACTTGGTAAACTGAAAACTAATACAGAATATAAATTTGAAGTGTTTGCATCATATCCAGAACATAATGGCCAAGCAGTCAACGGAATAATTAAAACGAGTAATAAAG AATCTAATTGTCCTGTTGCATTTGGACTTGAGTTGATTTCTCAATCACAGATCTATGCCTTTTGGAAACAATCATCCACAGAAAACTCTGACAATCTATTGTATCATATATCCCACAAATCAACAGACCAAGAAGAATTCGAAGGAATAACTGTATCCTATCCATGTCATGTATTTgataatttgaaacaaaatactATGTATACGATCAAAATCTCTTCAGTAAAGAGGGACAAAAACAATGTTGAGTATAGTGATCCAGCTGAAGTGTCGATAACAACACCAAAAGATG GTACACCAATAATTATGGCAG ACTCGTCAACAACGCATATTTTGGGTAAACCACATTTCATGATAGCTACTGCCAATGGTCCATTTGTGTCTGATGAGTCCCCATCGTTTCTTGGCTGTTTTGCAAAACATCTACTCAAAAAGCACAACAG GTTTGACATAACGTCCATTATACAAGATGTAAGAAATGAGCTGATTTATACATCAGATAGATATGAAATGCCGATATTATCATCGACACTGAACACAGCATTATTTCTTGGAGGTTCTCCAAAGATGAAACTCGCTGAACCTGataatgataaacaaaatgtaGATGAAGGAAACTAA
- the LOC134704994 gene encoding uncharacterized protein LOC134704994 isoform X1: MIHVFILMSPGHDTKSLDDEHISETDLSNQELIDDLTIDELSERLEELKIQRDDFSNKKLLEEIEALQNDIQRLQTDTDFRETRILARDAVAVYALSPTEIEVRWDDLQFGEVESYTVFHKPVTEDDNAYVSISLNGTVDSCIISELERNTTYHIRMEAEGSDKSEIKTDTVEVTTFKSVSGFVLILANYQDFQLKALSSIDGTRSHVASLKATFENLHFEVKLEENLTGAKMIESIQSHRQWLDRNGIDCFILVLASYKYHGYIFGIDGGVLISRLIDCLKYDINTDSTDAQGKQRIVLIDTAKIKEETIQELDDSNQPRNVKVRYIDPTSVEFSFQYPKLSEIQVSRFVVALNDGEKTKMKYINAEHTKEAYICELGKLKTNTEYKFEVFASYPEHNGQAVNGIIKTSNKESNCPVAFGLELISQSQIYAFWKQSSTENSDNLLYHISHKSTDQEEFEGITVSYPCHVFDNLKQNTMYTIKISSVKRDKNNVEYSDPAEVSITTPKDGTPIIMADSSTTHILGKPHFMIATANGPFVSDESPSFLGCFAKHLLKKHNRFDITSIIQDVRNELIYTSDRYEMPILSSTLNTALFLGGSPKMKLAEPDNDKQNVDEGN; encoded by the exons atgatacacGTCTTTATTTTAATGTCTCCTGGCCACGACACCAAAAGTCTGGACGATGAACATATAAGCGAAACAGATTTATCAAACCAAGAACTAATAGATGACTTGACCATTGATGAATTATCTGAAAGATTAGAAGAGTTAAAGATACAAAGAGATGAtttctcaaataaaaaattgcTGGAAGAGATCGAGGCTCTTCAGAATGACATACAGCGACTTCAAACTGACACTGACTTCAGAGAAACTAGAA TCCTAGCAAGAGATGCTGTGGCAGTTTATGCTTTATCTCCAACTGAAATAGAGGTACGATGGGATGATTTACAGTTTGGCGAAGTCGAATCTTACACAGTGTTCCACAAACCTGTTACGGAAGACGATAATGCGTATGTGTCAATATCGCTAAACGGAACTGTCGATTCCTGTATCATATCGGAACTCGAACGAAATACCACATATCACATCAGGATGGAAGCAGAAGGTTCAGACAAATCAGAAATTAAAACGGATACTGTTGAAGTGACAACGTTCAAATCAG TGTCGGGATTTGTTCTTATCTTGGCGAATTACCAAGATTTCCAGCTTAAAGCGTTGTCTAGTATAGATGGAACACGATCACATGTTG CGTCATTGAAagcaacatttgaaaatttacattttgaagtCAAGTTAGAGGAAAATTTAACAGGTGCAAAAATGATTGAGTCGATTCAAAGTCACAGACAATGGTTGGACCGAAATGGAATAGACTGCTTTATTCTGGTACTAGCTAGCTACAAATACCATGGGTATATATTTGGGATTGATGGAGGTGTACTAATAAGCAGATTAATAGATTGTTTGAAATATGATATTAACACTGATTCCACGGATGCCCAGGGTAAACAAAGAATTGTGTTGATAGATACTGCCAAAATCAAGGAAGAAACAATACAGGAACTTGATG ACTCAAACCAACCAAGAAATGTTAAAGTTCGATACATCGATCCAACAAGTGTTGAATTTTCATTCCAATATCCAAAACTCTCAGAGATACAAGTCAGTCGATTCGTAGTTGCTTTAAATGATggagaaaagacaaaaatgaagTATATAAATGCAGAACATACAAAAGAAGCCTATATTTGTGAACTTGGTAAACTGAAAACTAATACAGAATATAAATTTGAAGTGTTTGCATCATATCCAGAACATAATGGCCAAGCAGTCAACGGAATAATTAAAACGAGTAATAAAG AATCTAATTGTCCTGTTGCATTTGGACTTGAGTTGATTTCTCAATCACAGATCTATGCCTTTTGGAAACAATCATCCACAGAAAACTCTGACAATCTATTGTATCATATATCCCACAAATCAACAGACCAAGAAGAATTCGAAGGAATAACTGTATCCTATCCATGTCATGTATTTgataatttgaaacaaaatactATGTATACGATCAAAATCTCTTCAGTAAAGAGGGACAAAAACAATGTTGAGTATAGTGATCCAGCTGAAGTGTCGATAACAACACCAAAAGATG GTACACCAATAATTATGGCAG ACTCGTCAACAACGCATATTTTGGGTAAACCACATTTCATGATAGCTACTGCCAATGGTCCATTTGTGTCTGATGAGTCCCCATCGTTTCTTGGCTGTTTTGCAAAACATCTACTCAAAAAGCACAACAG GTTTGACATAACGTCCATTATACAAGATGTAAGAAATGAGCTGATTTATACATCAGATAGATATGAAATGCCGATATTATCATCGACACTGAACACAGCATTATTTCTTGGAGGTTCTCCAAAGATGAAACTCGCTGAACCTGataatgataaacaaaatgtaGATGAAGGAAACTAA